One window from the genome of Roseinatronobacter sp. S2 encodes:
- the fhuB gene encoding Fe(3+)-hydroxamate ABC transporter permease FhuB — MKSAVLGTGFAVAGVLWLLAAARLLPPAQWLVWPGPMHALTLEQLLFYFSMLPRLAMALLVGAMLGLAGGLMQAVLRNPLADPTTLGSASGAQLAIVAVTLYAPAVLSFAGVFPVALTGAGLTTGLVLVLGARRDFAPVTVTIAGMLAGLLASAIATAMTLAQGHYLLSLIMWNGGALTQMDWSGTQRMVVALALGLVLAAMLARPLLVLGLGGASAQGLGLRVAPLRAGVLLLAVALSALVSAEVGLVGFVGLAAPALIRALGVQGLRAQLLAAPVAGAMLLALVDSLLLLVDTLGGPALPAGALTGLIGGPLLIWLLSRLRTTVPPRSEGAAHPAARAHAPRRIISALAVALVLLTLAAVLLGRGPYGWGFVPPEFIVHFVPLRATAGLAALAAGALLASAGACLQRLSANPMAAPEVLGVTGGAALGYAIAVFVHDGAGPLTLGIGAGIGGAAALMLLAALALRHDMAPVRVLLSGLAIGAFASAVLGGIMASDDRRAWLIMGWMAGSAGQTTPAGAMGLAVLAVAVLALLLVCARWLDILPLGAAVARMLGVPVVAVQLGLIVLAGLATGAATLIVGPVSFVGLMAPHLARSLGLVQARHFVAGSWLIGAGLMTLAAFGARTASYPYDLPMGLFATLIGAPWLFVHLMRRTRG; from the coding sequence ATGAAATCAGCTGTTCTGGGCACGGGCTTCGCTGTCGCGGGCGTGTTGTGGCTTCTGGCCGCAGCCCGATTGTTGCCGCCCGCACAGTGGCTGGTCTGGCCCGGCCCGATGCACGCCCTGACGCTGGAGCAGTTGTTGTTTTACTTCAGCATGCTGCCGCGTCTGGCCATGGCGTTGCTGGTCGGGGCCATGCTGGGGCTGGCGGGCGGGCTGATGCAGGCGGTGCTGCGCAACCCGCTGGCCGATCCAACCACGCTGGGCAGCGCATCTGGCGCGCAGCTTGCGATTGTCGCCGTCACACTTTACGCGCCTGCGGTGCTGTCATTCGCGGGGGTGTTTCCCGTCGCATTGACCGGGGCGGGCCTGACAACAGGGCTGGTGCTGGTCCTTGGGGCGCGGCGTGATTTCGCACCTGTCACTGTAACCATTGCAGGCATGCTGGCGGGGCTTCTGGCATCCGCCATCGCCACCGCAATGACGCTTGCACAGGGGCATTACCTGTTGTCGCTGATTATGTGGAATGGCGGCGCGCTGACCCAGATGGACTGGTCGGGCACGCAGCGGATGGTGGTTGCGCTTGCGCTAGGGCTGGTCCTTGCCGCCATGCTGGCGCGTCCGCTGCTGGTGTTGGGGCTTGGCGGGGCATCCGCGCAGGGGCTTGGGCTGCGCGTGGCCCCGCTGCGGGCGGGTGTTTTGTTGCTGGCTGTGGCGTTGTCCGCGCTTGTGTCGGCAGAAGTGGGGTTGGTGGGGTTTGTGGGCCTTGCTGCACCGGCGCTGATCCGCGCGCTGGGGGTGCAGGGGCTGCGCGCACAGCTTTTGGCGGCACCTGTCGCAGGGGCAATGCTGCTGGCACTGGTGGACAGCCTGCTTTTACTGGTCGACACGCTGGGGGGACCGGCCCTGCCTGCGGGCGCGCTGACCGGGTTGATCGGGGGGCCGTTGCTGATCTGGCTGCTGTCGCGGTTGCGCACAACGGTTCCGCCGCGTTCTGAAGGTGCCGCGCATCCGGCGGCGCGCGCGCACGCGCCGCGCCGCATAATTTCGGCGCTGGCGGTCGCGCTGGTTTTGCTGACACTCGCCGCAGTGTTGTTGGGGCGCGGGCCTTATGGCTGGGGATTTGTTCCGCCGGAATTCATCGTGCATTTTGTGCCATTGCGCGCGACGGCGGGTCTGGCCGCGCTGGCGGCGGGGGCATTGCTGGCGTCTGCCGGGGCCTGCCTGCAACGGCTGAGTGCGAACCCCATGGCGGCGCCCGAAGTGCTGGGTGTCACAGGTGGCGCGGCACTGGGATATGCAATTGCGGTTTTCGTGCATGACGGGGCAGGGCCGCTGACACTGGGCATCGGCGCGGGCATCGGCGGGGCGGCCGCGTTGATGCTGCTGGCGGCACTGGCGCTGCGCCATGACATGGCCCCCGTGCGTGTGCTGCTGTCGGGCCTTGCGATCGGGGCTTTTGCGTCGGCGGTACTGGGCGGGATCATGGCATCTGATGACCGGCGGGCATGGCTGATCATGGGCTGGATGGCAGGCAGCGCGGGCCAGACCACACCCGCAGGGGCGATGGGGCTGGCTGTGCTTGCCGTGGCCGTGCTGGCCCTGTTGCTGGTGTGCGCGCGCTGGCTGGATATTCTGCCATTGGGTGCAGCCGTGGCCCGCATGCTGGGCGTGCCGGTGGTTGCCGTGCAACTGGGTCTGATTGTGCTGGCGGGGCTTGCCACAGGGGCCGCGACGCTTATTGTAGGTCCGGTCAGTTTTGTTGGCCTGATGGCCCCGCATCTGGCGCGCAGTCTGGGGCTGGTGCAGGCGCGTCATTTCGTTGCGGGAAGCTGGCTGATCGGGGCCGGGCTGATGACACTTGCGGCGTTCGGGGCGCGCACGGCCAGCTATCCCTATGATCTGCCCATGGGGTTGTTTGCAACGCTGATCGGCGCACCGTGGCTGTTTGTGCATCTGATGCGAAGGACAAGGGGATGA
- a CDS encoding MFS transporter, producing MSNALIRTNRDYRLLLSASSVSNLGDGVAMVALPWLATLLTRDPLLIAAVATSQRLPWLLFALPAGVWTDRADRRLLMVRADLVRMILMIFIVLMVVSQTAFPLQESAGPTAILSLILIAFLFGSAEVVRDNAAQTVLPSIVAHADLERANGQMWSAEKITGHFIGPPLAGVLIASSVVLPFGIDAAIYALSAVLIWMIVLPPRKAKVTIRFWGALREGLGWMRRNPVILRLAIMLGVINAVFIGGMTILVLYAQEVLGLSATGYGLLLTVGAIGGIAGGLCAPVVAARLGMRRSLLVALGGFVIVNLMIGFFGSTVVVAAALFVEAAAGMLWNVVTVSYRQRLIPDDLLGRVNSVYRFFGWGAMPFGAIGAGALVTVLTPVLGRTEALHTPYLFAAAVCGLLTIFAIVRLRF from the coding sequence TTGTCGAACGCACTGATCAGAACCAACCGTGACTATCGCCTGCTGCTTTCGGCAAGTTCGGTGTCCAACCTTGGCGATGGGGTCGCGATGGTCGCGCTGCCCTGGCTGGCCACCCTGCTGACCAGGGATCCGCTGTTGATCGCGGCGGTTGCGACGTCTCAGCGTTTGCCCTGGTTGCTGTTTGCTTTGCCGGCGGGGGTCTGGACTGATCGCGCGGATCGTCGACTGCTTATGGTGCGCGCTGATCTGGTGCGCATGATCCTGATGATTTTCATTGTTCTGATGGTTGTGTCGCAGACTGCGTTCCCATTGCAGGAAAGCGCCGGGCCAACCGCCATCCTGTCGCTGATTTTGATTGCCTTTCTGTTCGGTTCTGCCGAAGTGGTGCGCGACAATGCCGCGCAGACGGTTCTGCCGTCGATAGTCGCGCATGCTGATCTGGAACGCGCCAATGGCCAGATGTGGAGCGCTGAAAAAATTACCGGGCATTTCATCGGGCCACCCTTGGCGGGGGTTCTGATCGCATCATCGGTGGTGCTGCCATTCGGAATTGACGCGGCGATCTATGCGCTATCGGCTGTGTTGATCTGGATGATCGTGCTGCCGCCGCGCAAAGCCAAGGTTACAATACGCTTTTGGGGCGCGCTGCGCGAGGGGCTGGGCTGGATGCGGCGCAATCCGGTCATCCTGCGGCTTGCGATCATGCTGGGCGTGATCAATGCAGTGTTTATCGGCGGGATGACGATCCTGGTGCTTTATGCGCAAGAGGTTCTGGGCCTGTCCGCAACCGGGTATGGCCTGCTGCTGACGGTCGGTGCGATCGGCGGCATTGCCGGAGGGCTTTGTGCACCGGTTGTCGCCGCCCGGTTGGGCATGCGCCGCAGCCTTTTGGTGGCATTGGGCGGTTTTGTCATCGTCAACCTGATGATCGGGTTTTTCGGGTCGACGGTGGTGGTTGCAGCTGCGCTGTTTGTCGAAGCGGCAGCAGGCATGCTGTGGAATGTCGTCACGGTCAGCTATCGTCAACGGCTGATACCCGACGATCTGCTGGGTCGGGTGAATTCGGTCTACAGGTTCTTTGGCTGGGGGGCGATGCCATTTGGCGCAATCGGGGCTGGGGCACTGGTTACAGTGCTGACACCCGTTCTGGGGCGGACCGAGGCGCTGCACACGCCCTATCTTTTCGCGGCCGCCGTCTGTGGACTGCTTACGATCTTTGCGATTGTCCGCCTTCGCTTCTAG
- a CDS encoding ABC transporter ATP-binding protein, translating into MNLFTVSGLQFDVGARTILKGLDLNIAAGTLTALVGRNGCGKSTLIKHLSGQIRAQQGAVHYRGACLSTWQARALARDLAYLPQTTPAAEGVTLEELVALGRYPWRGALGRMRAQDHDAVAQAIARCGLESLRERLVDTLSGGERQRAWIAMMLAQGARSLLLDEPISALDVAHQVEVLGLLADMCRNHGYSVVVVLHDVNMAARYCDHVVALKSGQVALQGPIDTLMTPDALAQVYDLPMQVHHGAHQPFALPTHRTGGRHVA; encoded by the coding sequence ATGAACCTGTTTACGGTAAGCGGCCTGCAATTTGACGTGGGTGCGCGCACAATACTGAAGGGGCTGGACCTGAACATCGCGGCGGGCACGCTGACCGCGCTGGTTGGCCGCAACGGGTGCGGGAAATCCACATTGATCAAGCATCTGTCCGGCCAGATCAGGGCGCAACAGGGTGCTGTGCATTATCGCGGGGCCTGCCTGTCTACATGGCAGGCCCGTGCGCTGGCGCGCGATCTGGCCTATCTGCCCCAGACCACGCCTGCGGCCGAAGGTGTCACGCTGGAAGAACTGGTGGCACTTGGCCGCTACCCATGGCGCGGCGCATTGGGCCGGATGCGTGCCCAGGATCATGATGCAGTGGCACAGGCCATTGCCCGTTGCGGGCTGGAGTCCCTGCGCGAACGTCTGGTCGATACCCTGTCGGGGGGCGAGCGCCAGCGCGCATGGATTGCGATGATGCTGGCGCAGGGGGCGCGCAGCCTGCTGCTGGATGAACCCATCTCGGCGCTGGATGTCGCCCATCAGGTCGAGGTTCTGGGCTTGCTGGCCGATATGTGCCGCAATCACGGATATTCGGTTGTTGTTGTCTTGCATGATGTGAACATGGCCGCACGGTATTGCGACCATGTCGTCGCCCTGAAATCGGGGCAGGTGGCGCTGCAAGGCCCGATTGACACCCTTATGACCCCGGACGCATTGGCGCAGGTCTATGACCTGCCCATGCAGGTGCATCATGGTGCACACCAGCCATTTGCCTTGCCGACACACCGCACCGGAGGACGCCATGTTGCGTGA
- a CDS encoding ABC transporter ATP-binding protein, whose product MLREFLSYYLPHKRLFSWVFGAAILSGLLELAFPLAIAAFIDTLLPAGDLYLILWAAAGLLAVYLLNTALMAVVIYWGHKLGIEIETDMRARAFAHLTRLSWGWYDREHTGKLAVRVTRDLEEVGEVAHHGPEDLFIAVMTFLGAFALMALLHPLLALVTGVIVPLTSWLVVVYGGRMTRTWQAIYARVGNFNMRLEEALGGIRVVQSFGNEAHERGLFARDNHAYRATKLNAYRIMATSSAINYMGLRFVQLVVMVLGAGFVLQGSLSAGGFVGFLLLVGVFVRPLDKIAAVIETYPRGIAGFRRYQALLATQPDISDPADARPAPVFRGDISFDQVSFGYDPARPVLRDVSFRVDAGQTVAFVGPSGAGKTTLLALLPRFYDPQAGQIRIDGHALSGMTLTSVRRQIGLVSQDVFLFGTTLRDNIAYGRLGASEDEILDAARRAQLDDVLHALPDGLDTQIGERGVMLSGGQKQRVAIARAFLKNPPILILDEATSALDSETEARVQSALDDLSKARTTLVIAHRLRTIRNADRIIVMKDGQIAEMGDHSGLVAQGGLYARLAS is encoded by the coding sequence ATGTTGCGTGAATTTCTGTCCTATTATCTTCCACACAAGCGGTTGTTCAGTTGGGTATTCGGCGCGGCCATCCTGTCGGGGTTGCTGGAGCTGGCCTTTCCGCTGGCCATTGCCGCATTCATCGACACATTGCTTCCGGCGGGCGATCTGTATCTGATCCTATGGGCGGCGGCAGGGTTGCTGGCGGTTTATCTGCTGAATACGGCCCTGATGGCGGTGGTGATCTATTGGGGTCACAAACTGGGGATCGAGATCGAAACCGACATGCGCGCGCGCGCCTTCGCGCATCTGACCCGCCTGTCATGGGGGTGGTATGACCGCGAACATACCGGCAAGCTGGCCGTGCGCGTCACGCGGGATCTGGAAGAAGTCGGCGAGGTTGCCCATCATGGCCCCGAGGACCTGTTCATCGCTGTCATGACCTTTTTGGGGGCATTCGCGCTGATGGCGCTGCTGCATCCGTTGCTGGCGCTGGTCACAGGTGTCATTGTGCCGCTGACAAGCTGGCTTGTGGTGGTCTATGGCGGGCGCATGACGCGGACATGGCAGGCCATCTATGCCCGTGTTGGCAATTTCAACATGCGTCTGGAAGAAGCACTTGGTGGTATTCGTGTGGTGCAGTCCTTCGGCAACGAGGCCCATGAACGCGGGCTGTTCGCCCGTGACAATCATGCCTATCGCGCAACCAAGCTGAACGCATACCGGATCATGGCGACGTCCAGCGCGATCAATTACATGGGCCTGCGTTTCGTGCAGCTTGTTGTCATGGTTCTGGGTGCGGGGTTCGTGCTGCAAGGCAGTTTGTCGGCAGGCGGGTTCGTGGGGTTTTTGCTGCTGGTCGGGGTCTTCGTGCGCCCGCTGGACAAGATCGCGGCTGTGATCGAAACCTATCCGCGCGGGATTGCCGGGTTCCGGCGGTATCAGGCGCTTTTGGCAACTCAGCCCGATATCTCCGACCCCGCTGATGCCCGTCCCGCGCCCGTGTTTCGCGGGGATATCAGCTTTGATCAGGTCAGCTTCGGGTATGACCCTGCGCGCCCGGTGCTGCGCGATGTAAGCTTTCGCGTAGATGCAGGCCAGACTGTTGCCTTTGTTGGGCCATCGGGGGCGGGCAAAACGACGCTGCTGGCGCTGTTGCCGCGGTTTTACGACCCGCAGGCAGGTCAGATCCGCATCGATGGTCACGCGCTTTCGGGTATGACGCTGACATCCGTGCGGCGCCAGATCGGGCTGGTCAGTCAGGACGTGTTTCTGTTTGGCACAACCTTGCGCGACAATATCGCCTATGGCCGTCTGGGTGCGTCCGAGGATGAGATACTGGACGCCGCCCGCCGCGCGCAGCTTGATGATGTGCTGCACGCCCTGCCCGATGGGCTTGATACCCAGATTGGTGAACGCGGTGTGATGCTGTCGGGCGGGCAGAAGCAACGTGTGGCCATCGCCCGCGCCTTTTTGAAAAACCCGCCGATCCTGATACTGGACGAGGCTACTTCGGCGCTGGACAGTGAAACGGAAGCCCGCGTGCAAAGCGCGCTGGACGATCTGTCAAAGGCGCGCACAACACTTGTTATCGCGCACCGGTTGCGCACCATCCGCAATGCCGACCGGATCATCGTAATGAAGGACGGCCAGATCGCAGAGATGGGCGATCATTCGGGGCTGGTGGCGCAGGGCGGGCTTTATGCGCGCCTTGCCAGTTAA